A genomic segment from Fusarium keratoplasticum isolate Fu6.1 chromosome 10, whole genome shotgun sequence encodes:
- a CDS encoding Cupin type-1 domain-containing protein, with protein MAEVHKYHLFPTDLVPNSPRPLLQYKNVLTKRPDTSHGDPTEVWDLFTKNEWKVSWIFRYGATQLSHFHSQAHECMAVLSGTATIRFGVADTSEDMKENTYGSAWEEGGIELQAEAGDVFVIPAGVAHKTYNVKPDDGFKLLSPGGAHGIEADDPRKALSEIKLSGYTMMGAYNGGDWDFVQSGGDFEKSWSVPKPKYDPVFGQSDKGLFKTWKGTGKTPEGLEIAFKDGIAVESPLVA; from the coding sequence ATGGCCGAAGTCCACAAGTACCATCTCTTCCCGACAGACCTGGTCCCAAACTCACCACGACCTCTCCTCCAATACAAGAATGTTCTGACCAAGCGACCTGATACTTCCCACGGCGACCCGACAGAGGTCTGGGACTTGTTTACCAAGAACGAATGGAAGGTCTCGTGGATATTCCGCTACGGAGCAACTCAACTGTCGCACTTTCACTCTCAGGCACATGAGTGTATGGCAGTTCTCTCCGGTACTGCCACAATTCGATTCGGAGTTGCCGATACCTCGGAGGATATGAAAGAGAATACATACGGATCTGCGTGGGAAGAGGGTGGCATTGAGTTGCAAGCAGAAGCCGGCGATGTATTTGTTATACCTGCCGGCGTGGCTCACAAGACATACAATGTCAAGCCTGATGACGGATTCAAGTTGTTGAGTCCCGGCGGCGCACACGGCATTGAAGCCGACGACCCTAGAAAGGCCTTATCAGAGATTAAACTGTCTGGCTACACCATGATGGGAGCGTACAATGGTGGCGACTGGGACTTTGTTCAGAGTGGAGGAGATTTTGAAAAGTCTTGGTCGGTTCCGAAGCCGAAGTATGACCCAGTGTTTGGACAATCAGATAAGGGACTATTCAAGACATGGAAGGGAACTGGAAAGACTCCCGAAGGTCTCGAAATTGCCTTTAAAGACGGTATCGCTGTTGAGAGTCCACTAGTTGCGTAA